A genomic segment from Luteolibacter ambystomatis encodes:
- a CDS encoding alpha/beta hydrolase family protein, which yields MTFRILAALLVSVLTLRGAYDPLRVAEAKIESKTFDMKDTTRDRVIPVRIYLPATSKPAPVILFSHGLGGSRDNNPYLGNHWAARGYVVVFIQHTGSDEAVWKNAPLVGRMGELKKAASLENLVARGKDIPAVIDTLTAWNADRAHPLYGRMDLSHLGMSGHSFGAVTTQVVSGQTYPLGGASFLEPRIKASVMMSPSPPAAGDPAKAFSSIKVPCLLMTGTGDTSPIGNTSAEDRLKVFPALSNAPAWQVVFDKGVHMTFGERDLLGAAPKDPRYHRAILALTTAFWDAELKNDKDAKAWLNGEGAKSVLIPADKWEKNGKATL from the coding sequence ATGACCTTCCGCATCCTGGCAGCACTGCTGGTTTCCGTACTCACCTTGAGGGGTGCTTATGATCCACTCAGGGTCGCGGAAGCGAAGATCGAGTCGAAGACCTTCGACATGAAGGATACCACGCGTGACCGCGTCATCCCTGTCCGCATCTATCTTCCGGCCACATCGAAACCGGCACCGGTGATTCTGTTTTCCCATGGTCTCGGTGGATCAAGGGACAACAATCCCTATCTCGGCAACCACTGGGCCGCGCGCGGCTATGTGGTCGTCTTCATCCAACACACGGGCAGCGACGAGGCAGTGTGGAAGAACGCCCCGCTCGTCGGACGGATGGGGGAGCTGAAAAAGGCGGCCTCGTTGGAAAATCTCGTCGCGCGCGGCAAGGACATCCCGGCGGTGATTGATACCCTCACGGCGTGGAATGCGGACAGGGCCCATCCGCTTTACGGTCGCATGGATCTCTCCCACCTCGGCATGTCCGGCCATTCGTTCGGCGCGGTGACCACCCAGGTCGTGTCCGGCCAAACCTATCCACTGGGCGGAGCTTCCTTTCTGGAACCGCGCATCAAGGCCTCGGTGATGATGAGCCCCAGTCCGCCTGCCGCCGGTGACCCGGCCAAAGCTTTCAGCTCAATCAAAGTCCCCTGCCTGCTGATGACCGGCACCGGAGATACCAGCCCGATCGGGAATACCAGCGCGGAAGACCGCCTGAAGGTCTTTCCAGCACTCTCAAATGCCCCGGCATGGCAGGTGGTCTTCGACAAGGGCGTACATATGACCTTCGGTGAGCGCGATCTGCTTGGTGCCGCACCCAAAGATCCACGCTACCACCGCGCCATTCTCGCGCTCACCACCGCCTTCTGGGATGCCGAGTTGAAGAACGACAAGGACGCCAAGGCCTGGCTCAACGGCGAGGGCGCGAAGTCCGTTCTGATTCCTGCGGACAAATGGGAGAAGAACGGGAAGGCCACGCTCTGA
- a CDS encoding endonuclease/exonuclease/phosphatase family protein, producing the protein MPLLTSLLLFARVSAAEPLRVLLWNVQRGANYFEDGPEKTVKVIRDSKADIVLMQESYKNYRLGVKLGPWVAGELGWHSYQGDSDHLCVLSRFPIAETFYYSSYHGIGARIRAAEGKEFLAWACWIDYRANVSQRLIDRPESTVDELLACETKESSRTKETLDLIAHLKKTGHLDTKLPLLVAGDWNSPSHLDLGESTKDLHGGKVIPIPGTIAFEKEGFMDAYRRIFPDVRQHPGLTWSPLQKVNGDAGKEEAQARIDRLYVRNAGLRPTAARIFPEQEENPGIPQSQRKFPSDHAALLIELEWEDAAP; encoded by the coding sequence TTGCCCCTGCTCACCTCGCTGCTTTTGTTCGCACGAGTCTCCGCCGCTGAACCGTTGCGTGTCCTGCTGTGGAACGTCCAGCGCGGAGCCAACTACTTCGAGGACGGGCCGGAGAAGACCGTGAAGGTGATTCGCGATTCGAAGGCGGATATCGTGCTGATGCAGGAGAGCTACAAGAACTACAGGCTCGGGGTGAAGCTGGGACCGTGGGTGGCGGGGGAGCTCGGATGGCATTCCTACCAAGGAGACAGCGACCACCTCTGCGTGCTCAGTCGTTTTCCCATCGCGGAGACCTTCTATTATTCCTCCTATCACGGCATCGGGGCGCGGATTCGTGCCGCCGAAGGTAAGGAGTTCCTCGCATGGGCTTGTTGGATCGACTACCGCGCGAATGTCAGCCAACGTTTGATCGACAGGCCGGAGAGCACGGTGGATGAGCTGCTCGCCTGCGAGACAAAGGAGTCATCGCGAACCAAGGAAACCTTGGACCTGATCGCCCACTTGAAAAAGACCGGCCATCTGGACACGAAGCTGCCCTTGCTGGTTGCAGGGGACTGGAACTCGCCCTCGCATCTGGATCTCGGTGAGTCGACCAAGGATCTTCACGGCGGCAAGGTGATCCCCATTCCGGGAACGATCGCCTTCGAGAAGGAAGGCTTCATGGATGCCTACCGACGGATTTTCCCGGACGTGCGCCAGCATCCGGGACTCACCTGGTCGCCCTTGCAGAAGGTGAACGGGGATGCCGGGAAGGAAGAAGCGCAGGCTCGGATCGACCGGCTCTATGTGCGGAACGCTGGCCTGCGTCCCACGGCGGCCCGGATTTTTCCGGAGCAGGAGGAGAACCCGGGAATCCCGCAATCCCAGAGGAAATTTCCGAGCGATCACGCGGCGTTGCTGATCGAACTGGAATGGGAGGATGCGGCGCCATGA
- the gnd gene encoding decarboxylating NADP(+)-dependent phosphogluconate dehydrogenase yields MSNSDFGLIGLAVMGQNLVLNVESRGFQVSVYNRTTSVTDEFVAAHPDKKLVGSKSLEEFVQSLASPRKIMIMVKAGGPVDAVIEQLIPLLDKGDIIIDGGNSLYTDTERRDKWLGDLGFRFIGAGVSGGEEGARKGPSIMPGGPASTWDVMKPIFESIAAKVDGEPCVIHIGPGGAGHYVKMIHNGIEYGDMQLICEAYNIFKAAGFTPAELATVFTDWNEGDLESYLIQITSKIFEQVDPETGKPLVDLILDTAGQKGTGKWTIMNAVENAVVISTINAAVEARILSSMKDARVAASSKLHGPKAEISAEKAELVKKVHDALFASKIISYAQGLDLIAAMGKEKNWGLDLGKIAAIWRGGCIIRARFLNHITDSYRSNPELSNLMLAPYFTDLLNEFQQNWREVIATATLAGIPVPAFSASLGYYDSYRSAVLPANLLQAQRDFFGAHTYERTDKPRGEFFHTEWPEVIG; encoded by the coding sequence ATGAGCAACAGCGATTTCGGACTCATTGGTCTGGCCGTCATGGGCCAGAATCTCGTCCTCAACGTCGAATCCCGCGGCTTCCAGGTCTCGGTTTACAACCGCACCACCTCCGTCACGGACGAATTCGTCGCCGCCCATCCGGACAAGAAGCTGGTCGGCTCGAAGTCCCTCGAGGAGTTCGTGCAGTCCCTTGCCTCCCCGCGCAAGATCATGATCATGGTGAAGGCCGGTGGACCGGTGGACGCCGTGATCGAGCAGCTCATCCCGCTCCTCGACAAGGGTGACATCATCATCGACGGCGGCAACTCGCTCTACACCGACACCGAGCGCCGCGACAAGTGGCTCGGCGATCTCGGTTTCCGCTTCATCGGTGCCGGCGTGTCCGGTGGTGAGGAAGGTGCCCGCAAGGGTCCGTCCATCATGCCCGGCGGCCCTGCCTCTACCTGGGATGTGATGAAGCCGATCTTCGAATCCATCGCCGCGAAGGTCGATGGCGAGCCCTGCGTGATCCACATCGGCCCCGGCGGTGCCGGCCACTATGTGAAGATGATCCACAACGGCATCGAGTACGGCGACATGCAGCTCATCTGCGAAGCCTACAACATCTTCAAGGCCGCGGGCTTCACCCCGGCCGAGCTCGCCACCGTCTTCACCGACTGGAACGAAGGCGACCTCGAGTCCTACCTCATCCAGATCACTTCGAAGATCTTCGAACAGGTCGACCCGGAAACCGGCAAGCCGCTCGTCGATCTCATCCTCGACACCGCCGGCCAGAAGGGCACCGGCAAGTGGACCATCATGAACGCCGTCGAGAACGCCGTCGTGATCTCCACCATCAACGCCGCCGTGGAAGCCCGCATCCTGTCCTCCATGAAGGACGCCCGCGTGGCCGCTTCCTCCAAGCTGCACGGCCCGAAGGCCGAGATCTCCGCCGAGAAGGCCGAGCTGGTGAAGAAGGTGCATGACGCGCTCTTCGCCTCCAAGATCATCTCCTACGCGCAGGGCCTCGACCTGATCGCCGCCATGGGCAAGGAAAAGAACTGGGGCCTCGATCTCGGCAAGATCGCCGCCATCTGGCGCGGTGGTTGCATCATCCGCGCCCGCTTCCTGAACCACATCACGGACAGCTACCGCTCCAACCCGGAGCTCAGCAACCTGATGCTGGCCCCGTACTTCACCGACCTCCTCAACGAGTTCCAGCAGAACTGGCGCGAAGTGATCGCCACCGCCACCCTCGCGGGTATCCCGGTGCCGGCCTTCTCCGCCTCCCTCGGCTACTACGACAGCTACCGCAGCGCGGTGCTGCCGGCGAATCTGCTCCAGGCCCAGCGCGACTTCTTCGGCGCGCACACCTACGAGCGCACGGACAAGCCGCGCGGCGAGTTCTTCCACACCGAGTGGCCGGAAGTCATCGGCTGA
- the pgsA gene encoding CDP-diacylglycerol--glycerol-3-phosphate 3-phosphatidyltransferase — protein sequence MNLPNAITLSRLVLTVVFVVGTGAAGLRGHVVALIAFTIAAASDWLDGYLARKLGLVTPLGKLLDPLADKILVCAAFVFFCAKDLCPVWVTTLIIAREFLVTGLRQIAIEAGQVLAADNLGKWKTTFQLTFCITGLVWLTYSDIEVPGKITAFWINLSRPDGWLAQISLWTAVALTVISGGNYLWSGRHLLKGSAR from the coding sequence GTGAATCTGCCGAATGCGATCACCCTCTCCCGCCTCGTCCTGACGGTCGTTTTTGTCGTCGGAACGGGAGCCGCCGGACTACGCGGCCATGTCGTCGCGCTGATCGCCTTCACCATCGCCGCTGCCAGTGATTGGCTGGACGGCTACCTCGCCCGCAAACTGGGTCTGGTCACGCCGCTGGGCAAACTGCTCGATCCGCTGGCGGACAAAATCCTGGTCTGCGCCGCCTTCGTCTTCTTCTGCGCCAAGGACTTGTGCCCGGTCTGGGTCACCACCCTGATCATCGCCCGCGAGTTCCTCGTCACCGGCCTGCGCCAGATCGCCATCGAAGCCGGGCAGGTGCTGGCCGCCGACAATCTCGGCAAATGGAAGACCACCTTCCAGCTCACCTTCTGTATCACCGGCCTCGTGTGGCTGACCTATTCGGATATCGAAGTTCCCGGAAAAATCACCGCCTTCTGGATCAACCTCAGCCGCCCCGATGGCTGGCTGGCCCAGATCTCCCTGTGGACCGCCGTGGCGCTGACCGTGATTTCCGGTGGCAACTACCTCTGGAGCGGGCGCCATCTGTTGAAAGGTTCAGCCCGCTGA
- a CDS encoding CHAD domain-containing protein, with translation MRSRLVAECLVMEERLRGLLNPNAHVTDETHALRKKGKSLRGGLVLLRVPKSAARAVAAVGRLLGAPRDSVSRRTTWRRLELEGGPHAEEPSVAAIGALLEAHAKSAARRPPPVAVEWAEARLRHARAALSAISEEDLEKRVRKGRKALARRLEKRLKAVGHDPGAVELHEARKAIKAWLGALHHLGEEPEKELVDYADVLGDVNDLHVLATWLAVHGFSQALSPIPWRALEERLASLLETVLLSAPKVRKAVSAG, from the coding sequence GTGCGTTCCCGCCTGGTGGCCGAATGCCTGGTGATGGAGGAGAGGCTGCGCGGCTTGCTCAACCCGAATGCCCACGTCACGGACGAAACCCATGCCCTGCGGAAGAAAGGGAAGTCCCTCCGTGGCGGGTTGGTGCTGTTGCGGGTGCCGAAGTCCGCCGCCCGGGCAGTGGCGGCGGTCGGGCGATTGCTAGGCGCTCCGAGGGATTCCGTATCCAGACGGACCACGTGGCGGCGGCTGGAACTGGAAGGAGGCCCGCATGCGGAAGAGCCGTCCGTGGCGGCGATCGGCGCCTTGCTGGAAGCGCATGCGAAATCGGCGGCACGTCGCCCGCCTCCGGTGGCGGTGGAGTGGGCGGAGGCCAGACTGCGGCATGCCCGCGCGGCTCTGTCCGCCATTTCAGAGGAAGATTTGGAAAAGCGGGTGCGCAAGGGCCGGAAGGCGCTCGCCCGGCGGCTGGAGAAGCGCTTGAAGGCGGTCGGACATGATCCCGGCGCGGTGGAACTGCATGAGGCTCGCAAGGCGATCAAGGCCTGGCTGGGAGCGCTGCATCACTTGGGCGAGGAGCCGGAAAAGGAGTTGGTCGACTATGCCGATGTGCTCGGGGACGTGAACGACCTGCACGTGTTGGCCACTTGGCTGGCGGTGCATGGCTTTTCCCAAGCCCTCTCGCCCATCCCATGGCGGGCGTTGGAGGAGCGGTTGGCCTCGCTGCTGGAGACGGTGCTGTTGTCCGCGCCGAAGGTCCGGAAGGCCGTGTCAGCGGGCTGA
- the nagA gene encoding N-acetylglucosamine-6-phosphate deacetylase yields MKKTLIKNARIVSPDQEIGNGALLLENGRIAAVFEAGAALPEAEVVIDAGGRTAMPGFFDIHCHGADGHDVCDNTLEAVRHIAKKKLQEGVTTWLPTTLTQPQDKLEEIAGKIAEYMANPEFTRAPGVHVEGPFINKEKAGAQNPEYVRLPNFAELKAFHDIAPALIVSLAPEMPGALEVIREARAIGITSSAAHTSATAAHLRDAKAAGLTHLTHFGNAMTPLHHREIGAVGTGLMDDSIKIELICDTVHLAPDMLKLIFKLVPIDRILMITDSMAASWIGNGECMLGGLEVVVENDVARLKHGGALAGSALLYNVGLRNVAELTGLPLTEIVKTTSWNQAQSLGLEGFGKLESGFHADIVLLDSDFNIWKTLVGGEERFSA; encoded by the coding sequence ATGAAGAAAACGCTGATCAAAAACGCCCGCATTGTGTCCCCGGATCAGGAGATCGGGAACGGAGCCCTGCTTTTGGAAAACGGCCGCATCGCCGCGGTCTTCGAAGCGGGGGCCGCGCTGCCGGAAGCCGAAGTGGTGATCGATGCCGGAGGCCGCACGGCGATGCCAGGCTTCTTCGACATCCACTGCCACGGTGCCGATGGCCACGATGTCTGTGACAACACGCTGGAAGCCGTCCGCCACATCGCGAAGAAGAAGCTCCAGGAAGGAGTGACCACCTGGCTGCCCACCACCCTCACCCAGCCGCAGGACAAGCTGGAGGAAATCGCGGGCAAAATCGCCGAATACATGGCGAACCCGGAATTCACCCGCGCCCCGGGCGTCCACGTCGAGGGTCCCTTCATCAACAAGGAGAAGGCCGGTGCGCAGAACCCGGAATATGTGCGCCTGCCGAACTTCGCCGAGCTGAAGGCTTTCCACGACATCGCCCCGGCCCTGATCGTTTCGCTGGCTCCGGAAATGCCGGGTGCACTGGAAGTGATCCGCGAAGCGCGCGCGATCGGCATCACCAGCTCCGCCGCCCACACCTCCGCCACCGCCGCCCATCTCCGCGATGCGAAGGCCGCGGGCCTGACCCATCTCACCCACTTCGGCAATGCCATGACGCCGCTCCACCACCGCGAGATCGGCGCGGTCGGCACCGGCCTCATGGATGACTCGATCAAGATCGAGCTGATCTGCGACACCGTCCACCTCGCCCCGGACATGCTGAAGCTGATCTTCAAGCTGGTTCCCATCGACCGCATCCTGATGATCACCGACTCCATGGCCGCCTCCTGGATCGGCAACGGCGAATGCATGCTCGGCGGCCTGGAAGTGGTGGTGGAGAACGACGTGGCCCGTCTCAAGCACGGCGGCGCGCTCGCCGGTTCCGCACTGCTCTACAACGTGGGCCTCCGCAATGTGGCGGAGCTCACCGGCCTGCCACTCACCGAGATCGTCAAGACGACTTCGTGGAACCAGGCCCAGTCGCTCGGCCTTGAAGGCTTCGGCAAGTTGGAGTCCGGCTTCCACGCCGACATCGTCCTCCTCGATTCCGACTTCAACATCTGGAAGACGCTGGTGGGCGGTGAAGAGCGCTTCAGCGCCTGA
- a CDS encoding carbon-nitrogen hydrolase family protein produces the protein MRTASIQWDMQRPASTEAFFERAAFFVETAVTDYGAHLVVFPEYFTLPLLSLGPRRRAMDSIRALAEMTGGVNDEMTRLARQHGVWIVAGSQPVVRDGHLFNIAFIHGPEGQLMEQPKLHITPWERHAWDVSGGDDLVVVDTGIVKFGVQICYDIEFPEPTRVLADRGIELLVVPYCTDDRRGHLRVTRCAMARAVENQIDVVTAGCVGTLTRVPAANLHYARSGAFTPVDLAFPNDGIAAEAEPAVEQLLIADLDLDALRRSRGEGTVTPLKDRRRDLFGEAPKA, from the coding sequence ATGCGCACCGCCTCCATCCAGTGGGACATGCAGCGTCCCGCTTCCACCGAAGCCTTCTTCGAACGCGCCGCGTTTTTCGTGGAAACCGCGGTGACGGATTATGGCGCGCATCTGGTGGTTTTTCCGGAATATTTCACGCTGCCGTTGCTCTCACTGGGTCCACGTCGGCGGGCGATGGATTCGATCCGCGCCTTGGCGGAAATGACCGGCGGGGTGAATGACGAGATGACACGGCTCGCCCGCCAGCATGGTGTGTGGATCGTCGCAGGATCGCAGCCGGTGGTACGGGACGGGCACTTGTTCAATATTGCTTTCATTCATGGGCCGGAAGGCCAGCTCATGGAGCAGCCGAAGCTTCATATCACGCCGTGGGAGCGCCATGCGTGGGATGTCAGCGGCGGGGATGATCTCGTGGTCGTGGACACCGGCATCGTGAAGTTCGGCGTGCAGATCTGCTATGACATCGAGTTCCCGGAGCCGACGCGCGTGCTCGCGGACCGCGGCATTGAACTACTAGTAGTGCCGTACTGCACCGATGACCGCCGCGGCCATCTTCGGGTCACCCGCTGCGCGATGGCCCGCGCGGTGGAAAACCAGATCGACGTGGTCACCGCCGGTTGTGTCGGCACCTTGACCCGTGTGCCTGCCGCAAATCTCCACTACGCCCGCAGCGGAGCCTTCACACCGGTGGATCTCGCGTTTCCAAACGACGGTATCGCCGCCGAGGCGGAACCCGCCGTCGAACAACTGCTCATCGCGGATCTCGATCTGGATGCCCTGCGCCGCTCGCGGGGGGAGGGTACGGTTACGCCCCTGAAAGATCGGCGGCGGGATCTCTTCGGAGAGGCTCCGAAGGCATGA
- a CDS encoding cation:proton antiporter has protein sequence MNHLDLILTLTGGLAAALALGLGSQKLGLSPIVGYLVAGILVSPNTPGFAANKDLAKEMAEIGVILLMFGVGLHFHFKELLAVKRIAVPGAIVQSAVATVLSMVVMHYFFGWSWTQGAVFGMAIAVASTVVLTRVLVDNHDLHKPIGHIAIGWLVVEDLFTVFVLVLIPAVFGGESAGGGALALAIGWTALKIVLLVAFTFVVGGWAIPRLLTVIARTGSRELFTLAVLVIALGIAVGAAKLFGVSMELGAFLAGMVVARSEFSTRAATDALPMKDAFGVLFFVSVGMLFDLKSLLETPWLAVATVGIILIGKPLAAIAIALILRYPLKTSLAVGAVLSQIGEFSFIVGTIGKQYGLLDDKAFNVLVASAIITITVAPLIYRCAGPLERRLSKMPGFRALAARAVETTDNLPADSDDNRRAVIVGYGPVGKTVTRLLRENGFTPVIVEMNVDTVRTLRSKGIAAVYGDASHPETLMTAGADKADIFILSASSVEMGSEAIQQAKKLNPKVRVLARTAYLREADELLNEGSDAVFSGEGEVALSMTENILEYFGATDEQIDRERDRIRRDLFAQVEA, from the coding sequence ATGAATCACCTCGACCTGATCCTCACTCTAACAGGCGGCCTCGCCGCCGCGCTGGCGCTCGGCCTCGGCTCCCAGAAGCTGGGGCTGTCACCGATCGTGGGCTACCTGGTCGCGGGTATTCTGGTCAGCCCGAATACCCCGGGCTTCGCCGCGAACAAGGATCTGGCGAAGGAGATGGCGGAGATCGGCGTGATCCTGCTGATGTTCGGAGTGGGCCTGCACTTCCACTTCAAGGAACTGCTGGCGGTGAAACGGATCGCGGTCCCCGGGGCCATCGTTCAGAGCGCGGTGGCCACGGTGCTGAGCATGGTGGTGATGCACTATTTCTTCGGCTGGAGCTGGACGCAGGGCGCGGTGTTCGGAATGGCGATCGCGGTGGCCAGCACGGTGGTGCTCACGCGCGTGCTGGTGGACAATCACGACCTGCACAAACCGATCGGCCACATCGCGATCGGCTGGCTGGTGGTGGAGGATCTGTTCACCGTCTTCGTACTGGTGTTGATCCCTGCCGTGTTCGGCGGTGAGAGCGCCGGCGGCGGCGCGCTGGCACTGGCGATCGGTTGGACCGCGCTGAAAATCGTGCTACTGGTGGCCTTCACCTTCGTGGTCGGCGGCTGGGCGATTCCGCGGTTGCTGACGGTGATCGCGCGCACGGGTTCACGGGAATTGTTTACGCTGGCGGTACTGGTGATCGCGCTGGGCATCGCGGTGGGTGCGGCGAAGTTGTTCGGCGTCTCGATGGAGCTGGGCGCCTTCCTCGCAGGCATGGTGGTGGCACGCTCGGAATTCAGCACCCGCGCCGCGACCGATGCGCTGCCGATGAAGGATGCCTTCGGCGTGCTGTTCTTCGTCTCGGTGGGCATGCTGTTCGACCTGAAGAGCCTGCTCGAAACACCGTGGCTGGCGGTGGCGACCGTGGGCATCATCCTCATCGGCAAGCCGCTGGCGGCCATCGCCATCGCCCTGATCCTGCGCTATCCGCTGAAGACCTCGCTCGCGGTGGGCGCGGTGCTTTCGCAGATCGGCGAGTTCTCGTTCATCGTCGGCACCATCGGCAAGCAATACGGACTGCTCGATGACAAGGCCTTCAATGTGCTGGTCGCCTCCGCGATCATCACCATCACGGTGGCTCCGCTGATCTACCGTTGCGCCGGACCGCTGGAACGCCGCTTGTCAAAGATGCCGGGATTCCGCGCCTTGGCCGCACGCGCGGTGGAAACCACGGACAATCTGCCCGCCGATTCTGACGACAACCGCCGCGCCGTGATTGTCGGCTACGGGCCGGTCGGCAAGACCGTGACCCGCCTGCTGCGGGAGAACGGCTTCACCCCGGTCATCGTCGAAATGAACGTCGATACCGTGCGGACATTGCGGAGCAAAGGCATCGCCGCCGTGTATGGGGATGCCAGCCATCCGGAAACCCTGATGACCGCGGGTGCGGACAAGGCCGACATTTTCATCCTCAGCGCCTCCAGCGTGGAAATGGGCAGCGAGGCGATCCAGCAGGCGAAAAAGCTGAATCCGAAAGTGCGCGTGCTGGCCCGCACCGCCTATCTCCGCGAAGCGGACGAACTGCTCAACGAAGGCTCGGACGCGGTATTTTCCGGAGAGGGCGAGGTGGCTCTGTCGATGACCGAGAACATCCTCGAATACTTCGGCGCGACCGACGAACAGATCGACCGCGAGCGCGACCGCATCCGCCGCGATTTGTTCGCGCAGGTGGAGGCGTGA
- a CDS encoding sugar O-acetyltransferase, producing the protein MTEKEKMLRGEPYFSFGEELAGERQHAKEVVFEFNRLEPSKVVERHALLRGLFGSAGGKFYIEPPFRCDYGYNIHWGEGSYANYNLVILDCNRVTIGDQVLIGPNVSIYTAGHPIDPVTRAQDVEFALPVTIGNRVWIGGGAILNPGVSIGDNTVIGAGSVVTKSIPANVVAVGNPCRVLREIRPDEIGGDHGSD; encoded by the coding sequence ATGACCGAGAAGGAAAAGATGCTGCGCGGGGAACCCTACTTCTCCTTTGGCGAGGAATTGGCGGGCGAGCGCCAGCACGCCAAGGAAGTGGTGTTCGAATTCAACCGGCTGGAACCTTCCAAGGTCGTGGAACGCCATGCCCTGCTCCGCGGCCTCTTCGGCTCCGCGGGCGGGAAATTCTACATCGAACCGCCGTTCCGCTGCGACTACGGCTACAACATCCACTGGGGCGAGGGCAGCTACGCGAACTACAACCTGGTGATCCTGGATTGCAACCGTGTCACGATCGGCGACCAAGTGCTGATCGGCCCGAATGTCAGCATTTACACCGCAGGCCATCCCATCGATCCGGTCACCCGGGCGCAGGACGTCGAGTTCGCCCTGCCGGTGACCATCGGAAACCGGGTCTGGATCGGTGGCGGTGCGATCCTCAATCCCGGTGTGAGCATCGGAGACAATACCGTGATTGGCGCGGGCAGCGTGGTGACGAAGAGCATTCCCGCGAATGTCGTGGCGGTCGGAAATCCCTGCCGGGTGCTGAGGGAGATCCGGCCGGACGAGATCGGCGGGGATCACGGGAGTGATTGA
- a CDS encoding ThuA domain-containing protein — protein sequence MSKRIALALGSLAMMALPTLAADAVKKKILFFSKSSGWEHDVISYKNGQPSFAEKQLLELGEKNGWEFTFSKDGSKFGKDYLNQFDAVFFYTTGDLLTPGTDKQPPMTAEGKQALFDYVRAGHGFIGTHSATDTFHTDNESKKGPERFTNHGDKADPYVHFIGAEFIIHGAQQVAKVTVTDPKFPGLADVPKDFSFQEEWYSLKDFNSDIHVLSVLDSPSMKGDPYKRPPFPNTWARMEGKGRVWYTALGHREDVWTNPIFKTMLTGGIKWALGEVKADIPPNLKQTAPGAMTNPPYVAPKPAAEPKPATAGTPAQ from the coding sequence ATGTCGAAACGAATCGCCCTCGCTCTGGGCTCCCTCGCCATGATGGCTCTTCCGACGCTTGCCGCCGATGCCGTGAAGAAAAAGATCCTCTTTTTCTCCAAATCGAGCGGATGGGAACACGATGTGATCTCGTACAAAAACGGCCAGCCCAGCTTCGCCGAAAAGCAGCTTCTGGAATTGGGCGAGAAGAACGGTTGGGAGTTCACCTTCTCCAAGGACGGCTCGAAGTTCGGCAAGGACTACCTCAACCAGTTCGACGCGGTGTTTTTCTACACCACCGGCGACCTCCTCACTCCCGGCACCGACAAGCAGCCGCCGATGACCGCCGAGGGCAAGCAGGCGCTCTTCGACTACGTCCGCGCGGGCCACGGCTTCATCGGCACCCACTCCGCCACCGATACCTTCCACACCGACAACGAAAGCAAGAAGGGCCCGGAGCGTTTCACGAACCACGGTGACAAGGCGGACCCCTATGTTCACTTCATCGGCGCGGAGTTCATCATCCACGGCGCGCAGCAGGTCGCGAAGGTGACCGTGACCGATCCGAAGTTCCCGGGCCTCGCCGATGTGCCGAAGGACTTCAGCTTTCAGGAGGAATGGTATTCCCTGAAGGACTTCAACTCCGACATCCACGTGCTGTCCGTGCTCGATTCCCCTTCGATGAAAGGCGATCCCTACAAGCGTCCGCCATTCCCGAACACCTGGGCGCGCATGGAAGGCAAGGGCCGCGTCTGGTACACCGCGCTGGGCCACCGCGAGGACGTGTGGACCAATCCGATCTTCAAGACAATGCTGACCGGCGGCATCAAGTGGGCGCTCGGCGAAGTGAAGGCGGACATCCCGCCGAACCTCAAGCAGACCGCCCCGGGCGCGATGACCAATCCGCCCTACGTGGCCCCGAAACCGGCCGCCGAGCCAAAGCCCGCCACCGCAGGCACCCCGGCCCAGTAA
- a CDS encoding WXG100 family type VII secretion target, whose protein sequence is MSQAIIDPEEVRRFAAELKRFNGDLRERSSSLMARFTALGETWQDQEQEKFAGEFTQLMKTLKAFLELSERHTPYLLKKAERIQQYLDQR, encoded by the coding sequence ATGTCACAAGCCATCATCGACCCCGAGGAGGTCCGCCGTTTTGCCGCGGAACTGAAGCGCTTCAACGGAGACCTGCGGGAGCGTTCGTCCTCGCTGATGGCCCGTTTCACGGCGCTTGGGGAGACCTGGCAGGATCAGGAGCAGGAGAAGTTTGCCGGGGAGTTCACCCAGCTCATGAAAACGCTGAAGGCGTTCCTCGAGTTGTCCGAGCGCCACACACCCTACCTGCTGAAAAAGGCCGAGCGCATCCAGCAATACCTCGACCAGCGCTGA